From candidate division WOR-3 bacterium, one genomic window encodes:
- a CDS encoding SBBP repeat-containing protein produces MARFGIAVLKQHRDSKIFYLKFVLSTFLGLFFTVNAQVDTNWVRRFAGPGAASDGFTALAVDSRGQVYVAGYVTDTLTGINMLTMKFSANGVLQWFQRYNGPADGTDYAFGIAVDLNGNVYVTGYATTSTGSDYCTIKYDSSGNQQWVNFYNGSSTTTAPYDVATAIALDQQGNVYVTGYSEGAGTSYDFCTIKYSPTGVQQWVARYNNSSVNGVDQAYAIAVDPQGNVYVTGYSTASNYDFLTIKYNTSGTQQWVARYDGGYGTDYARAIALDRMGNCYVSGYGWGGGTADYDYLTVKYTSTGTREWVARYNGDGNDNDYAYSVAVDEAGYVVVTGASDGLGTSSDITTVRYDQNGNLIWVRRYDTTQREDIGRSVALDNSGNIYVTGYSRRTNIDFTTLSYEPNGNLRWTAFYNDIGNGADYANVTKVDRTGNVLVAGYGYGGSQTGTDAVVIKYIQPDVAAKEIISPGVRVDTVSSVVPTAVIANFGSAPTAIKVYFTIRRPGGSRLFYDSALVSGVGPGETTVVTFAEWPKPHPVGFYVASCSTYRAFDQNLSNNVRTRDFQVTAGPYGWVEVMSLPGAPSGRAVKDGAALAYCAGLDRIYCAKGNRTGDFYYYQPTQQNWVTLPIIPNGPSGKTPGRGACMVSDNNRYIYLVRGNKTLEFWRFDVDSTTWLQMTNIPPGPSNRPVKCGADMVFVPQENSIYLLKGYRNEFYRYLIATDEWQALPEAPLASKPKWDDGSFLAFDGANSIYAGKAKYNEFWRYDRVIGAWDTLHRLSSIPFVGRSGKSVKLKDGGCGVYYDGSVYVLKGSNSCDFWRYDVSGDSWTELDPMPEVGSTQKRKRIKRGADIVFGGDALYALKGNKTLEFWRYAIPPSVFSNFSGGQGHSQCRVASKFVCVPNPVRGTSVKLLLPAEVNGKVSIKVFDATGQVRIARNGVMVTPTIDLALKGLSAGVYLVRLDAERGSFTSRLVIEK; encoded by the coding sequence ATGGCACGGTTTGGTATTGCGGTTCTCAAACAACACCGGGACAGCAAAATCTTCTATTTAAAATTCGTATTGTCAACTTTTTTAGGTCTATTTTTTACCGTAAATGCTCAGGTCGACACCAATTGGGTAAGACGGTTTGCCGGACCGGGCGCAGCCAGCGACGGGTTTACGGCACTGGCGGTTGATAGCCGGGGACAAGTTTATGTTGCCGGGTATGTTACCGACACCTTAACGGGTATCAATATGTTAACGATGAAATTTAGTGCAAATGGTGTTTTACAATGGTTTCAGCGATATAATGGTCCTGCGGATGGCACTGATTATGCGTTCGGTATTGCGGTTGATTTAAATGGCAATGTTTATGTAACCGGTTATGCAACAACCAGTACCGGTTCTGACTACTGCACGATAAAATATGACTCTTCCGGCAACCAGCAATGGGTCAATTTTTACAACGGGTCAAGTACGACAACAGCACCGTACGATGTTGCGACAGCGATTGCGCTTGACCAGCAAGGCAATGTGTATGTGACCGGATACAGCGAAGGTGCGGGAACTTCTTATGACTTCTGCACAATTAAGTACAGCCCAACTGGAGTTCAGCAGTGGGTTGCCCGTTACAACAACAGTTCGGTAAACGGTGTTGACCAGGCATATGCGATTGCTGTTGACCCCCAGGGTAATGTCTATGTTACCGGTTACAGCACGGCAAGTAACTACGACTTTCTCACCATCAAATACAACACATCTGGAACCCAGCAATGGGTGGCGCGTTACGATGGGGGTTATGGTACCGATTACGCCCGGGCAATCGCGCTTGACCGAATGGGTAACTGTTATGTCTCCGGATACGGCTGGGGCGGTGGAACTGCCGACTACGACTATCTGACAGTAAAATATACGAGCACCGGTACCCGGGAGTGGGTTGCACGTTACAACGGTGATGGTAATGACAATGATTACGCTTACTCAGTGGCGGTGGATGAAGCGGGATATGTGGTGGTGACTGGCGCCAGTGATGGGCTGGGGACAAGTAGCGATATTACAACTGTTAGATACGACCAGAACGGGAATTTAATCTGGGTCAGGCGTTATGACACCACGCAACGCGAAGACATCGGTCGGAGCGTTGCCCTGGATAACAGCGGTAATATCTATGTGACGGGCTACTCCCGGAGAACCAATATCGACTTCACGACACTTTCTTACGAACCAAACGGAAATCTGCGCTGGACGGCTTTTTACAATGACATCGGTAATGGTGCTGACTATGCGAATGTAACAAAGGTTGACCGGACCGGAAATGTCCTTGTCGCGGGTTACGGTTATGGCGGTTCTCAAACCGGAACCGATGCCGTCGTGATAAAGTACATTCAACCCGATGTCGCCGCGAAGGAGATTATCTCCCCCGGGGTCAGGGTTGATACTGTAAGTTCGGTGGTGCCAACTGCGGTTATCGCCAACTTTGGTAGTGCGCCAACCGCCATAAAGGTTTATTTCACAATAAGGCGGCCGGGTGGTTCCCGGCTATTCTACGACAGCGCGCTGGTGAGTGGGGTTGGTCCGGGTGAAACCACAGTTGTAACTTTTGCCGAGTGGCCTAAACCGCACCCGGTTGGATTTTATGTTGCCAGTTGTTCAACCTATCGTGCCTTCGACCAGAACTTGAGTAACAATGTGCGGACGCGCGATTTTCAGGTTACCGCTGGTCCTTACGGCTGGGTGGAAGTGATGTCGTTGCCCGGCGCACCTTCAGGCCGGGCAGTGAAGGATGGAGCGGCTTTAGCCTACTGTGCGGGACTTGACCGAATTTACTGTGCCAAGGGGAACCGAACGGGCGATTTCTACTATTATCAGCCCACACAGCAGAACTGGGTTACCTTGCCGATAATACCAAATGGTCCATCGGGAAAAACGCCAGGCCGGGGCGCCTGTATGGTGAGCGACAACAATCGATACATCTATCTTGTGCGGGGTAACAAGACGCTTGAGTTCTGGCGCTTTGATGTGGACAGTACCACCTGGTTGCAGATGACGAACATCCCCCCTGGTCCATCTAATAGACCGGTGAAATGCGGGGCGGATATGGTTTTCGTTCCGCAGGAGAACAGCATTTATCTTTTGAAGGGGTATCGAAATGAGTTTTACCGCTATCTGATAGCGACCGACGAGTGGCAGGCGCTGCCCGAGGCGCCATTGGCTTCGAAGCCCAAATGGGACGACGGTTCATTTCTGGCGTTTGACGGCGCAAACAGTATTTATGCCGGAAAGGCTAAGTACAACGAGTTCTGGCGTTACGACCGGGTGATTGGTGCTTGGGATACCTTACACCGGCTCAGCTCAATACCTTTTGTTGGTCGGAGTGGGAAAAGCGTAAAACTTAAGGACGGCGGGTGTGGGGTTTATTACGATGGCAGTGTCTATGTGCTCAAGGGGTCAAACTCCTGCGATTTCTGGCGTTACGATGTTAGTGGTGACTCGTGGACTGAACTGGACCCGATGCCAGAGGTCGGCTCAACACAGAAAAGAAAGCGGATTAAACGCGGGGCTGATATTGTCTTTGGCGGCGATGCCTTGTATGCGTTAAAGGGTAATAAAACGCTTGAGTTCTGGCGCTATGCGATTCCGCCCAGCGTTTTTTCCAATTTCAGCGGCGGGCAGGGACATAGTCAATGTAGGGTGGCAAGCAAGTTTGTTTGTGTGCCCAATCCGGTTCGGGGGACAAGCGTTAAACTGCTGTTACCGGCTGAAGTTAACGGCAAAGTGAGCATTAAGGTTTTTGATGCCACCGGCCAGGTACGAATTGCCCGCAATGGTGTAATGGTGACACCAACAATCGATTTAGCCCTCAAGGGGTTGAGCGCCGGGGTGTATCTCGTGCGGCTGGATGCAGAGAGGGGAAGTTTCACAAGCAGGTTAGTTATCGAGAAGTAA